From one Pecten maximus chromosome 8, xPecMax1.1, whole genome shotgun sequence genomic stretch:
- the LOC117332940 gene encoding meiotic nuclear division protein 1 homolog isoform X2 has protein sequence MCQKEKGITSMSVKDILTSLVDDAMVDTDKIGTSVYFWAFPSKASQNRKRKISDLTSQLEDLESKKLALTTSVSKAKVGKEDNEDRSELLAALAERREEKSRLMSELELYRECDPEVLQEVQNQTTVAREAANRWTDNVFSIKSWIKRKFSFEESVIDKQFDIPEDFDYME, from the exons ATGTGTCAGAAGGAGAAGGGAATCACGTCCATGTCGGTGAAGGACATCCTCACCAGTCTTGTTGATGATGCTATGGTGGATACAGACAAGATTGGAACTTCTGTCTACTTCTGGGCATTCCCCAGTAAGGCCAGTCAAAAT AGAAAACGAAAAATCAGTGACCTTACTAGTCAGCTGGAAGATTTAGAGAGCAAGAAGCTGGCATTAACAACGTCTGTATCAAAGGCCAAAGTTGGCAAGGAAGACAAT GAGGATCGATCCGAGTTGTTGGCAGCACTTGCAGAGAGAAGGGAGGAGAAATCTCGTCTGATGTCAGAATTGGAACTCTACAGGGAATGTGACCCAGAAGTTCTACAGGAAGTTCAGAACCAGACAACTGTTGCTAGGGAGGCAGCCAACAGATGGACAG ATAATGTGTTTTCTATCAAGTCCTGGATTAAACGGAAGTTTTCCTTTGAAGAAAGTGTGATTGACAAACAGTTTGACATCCCAGAAGATTTTGATTACATGGAATGa
- the LOC117332938 gene encoding uncharacterized protein LOC117332938 yields MAKGWTTPDAEQFKMKIEANYAAILGTVQAEDIMDRFVDKGYFSIADVVEKIMAKKTNNEEMRVLIQLLSERIQQHGILDFFLEQLTDNGYDKLAREIRETEIKPIQVSEGRAGTDNHRYPQIPEKLKNKVVTDKHAMFLARTFSPYKVLKFGVFLGFNETEISHVQADYRKYGESTVVQQIIIRWKNRTGFSATLGKLLEIFEKNSDDIELNATEYEKALEKISKS; encoded by the exons ATGGCAAAAGGTTGGACGACTCCAGATGCCGAGCAGTTTAAGATGAAAATAGAAGCAAATTATGCAGCAATATTGGGAACTGTTCAAGCTGAGGATATAATGGATAGATTTGTCGACAAGGGCTACTTTTCCATTGCAGATGTAGTGGAAAAAATAATGGCAAAGAAAACTAACAATGAAGAAATGAGAGTGCTTATACAACTCCTCAGTGAACGTATACAACAACATGGGATATTAGATTTCTTTTTAGAACAGTTGACCGATAATGGTTATGACAAGTTAGCAAGGGAAATAAGAGAAACAGAGATAAAACCAATTCAAGTGTCTGAAGGCAGAGCAg GTACAGATAACCACAGATATCCACAGATTCCGGAAAAGTTGAAAAACAAGGTCGTCACAGATAAACATGCCATGTTCCTTGCAAGGACATTTTCACCCTATAAAGTACTCAAATTTGGTGTTTTTCTTGGTTTCAATGAAACAGAAATCTCGCACGTCCAAGCAGATTATCGAAAGTATGGAGAATCTACAGTCGTGCAGCAAATCATCATCAGGTGGAAAAACAGAACTGGTTTTTCAGCAACACTTGGAAAACTACTGgaaatttttgagaaaaattcAGATGACATTGAGCTTAATGCAACTGAATATGAAAAAGCATTGGAAAAGATTTCCAAGTCATGA